The window GCGAGAAGCGGGCGAATCTGTGATGGCTAAAGTTGGCTGCACCCAGGAACCCGTGAAAAGGACAGCTAAATGTCCGTACCGAGATCTGACACTGGTGCCCCTAGCTGAAAAGGCTAAGGCGTGTCGGAGTAATTCAGTTAAGGGAATTCGGCAAATTAGCTCCGTAACTTCGGGAGAAGGAGTGCCTGCTGTGTAGACAGCAGGTCGCAGTGACCAGGGGGCTCTAACTGTCTAATACCAACATAGGAGATTGCAAACCCGTAAGGGCTAGTACAATCTCTGAATCCTGCTCAGTGCGGGTACCTGAAACCCCGGTTCAACGGGAAGAAGGGCCCGTAAACAGCGGGGGTAACTATGACCCTCTTAAGGTAGCGTAGTACCTTGTCGCTTAATTGGCGACTTGCATGAATGGATCAATGAGAGCCCTACTGTCCCTAACTGGAGTCCGGTGAAGCTTACATTCTAGTGCACAGTCTAGAGACCTCTAGGGGGAAGTGAAGACCCCGTGGAGCTTTACTGCAGCCTGTCGTTGGGTTGTGGTTCTGGATGTACAGTGTAGGTAGGAGACGTCGAAGCGGGTGCGCCAGCATTCGTGGAGTCGCAATTGGGACACTACCCTTCTGGAACTACGACCCTAACTCTGCGAAGAGGACCCCGATAGGTGGGCAGTTTGCCTGGGGCGGGACGCCCTTGAAAAGATATCAAGGGCGCGCAATGGTTGACTCAAGCGGGTCGGAAACTCGCTGAAGAGTGCAAGAGTATAAGTCAGCCTGACGTTATTCAGCAAAGCAGTGGATGACGAGACGAAAGTCGGTTCTAGCGAACTTTTGAGCCTCCTTGGTGGGGGCCAAAAATGACAGAAAAGTTACCCCGGGGATAATTGAGTCGTTGCCGGCAAGAGTACATATCGACCCGGCAGCTTGCTACCTCGATGTCGGTTCTTTCCATCCTGGCCGTGCAGCAGCGGCCAAGGGTGAGGTTGTTCGCCTATTAAAGGAGATCGTGAGCTGGGTTTAGACCGTCGTGAGACAGGTCGGTTACTATCTACTAGAGGTGCCAGAGGTCTGAAGGTAAGCTGCTTTTAGTACGAGAGGAACCAAGCAGCGGCGCCACTGGTGTACCGGTTGTCTGACAAGGCATCGCCGGGCAGCTACGCGCTAAGGAATAAGAGCTGAATGCATCTAAGCTCGAAATCTGACCTAAAAAGAGACCTCTTTAAGGATTCCGGTAGAAGACCGGTTTGATAGAAACGGGATGTAAGCACCAAGGCAACGAGGTGTTCAGTCCGCGTTCACTAACTATCCGTTCCTTTCATCTAATTCAGGTCCAGGCGAAATTCAGTATGCAGCATATCTATACACGACTTCTTCCTTATCCCATTTATAGGTAGATTTTGGCGGCCATAGCGGCAGGGCCACTCCTGTACCCATCCCGAACACAGAAGATAAGCCTGTCCACGTTCCTTACTGTACTGAAGTGTGCGAGCCTTCGGGAACTCTGGATCGCTGCCAATTTCACCCTATACTACTTTAACTCTATTCTAAACTTGTTTTTTTGATATTGATTTTTTGATACTGATTTTTTGATACTGATTTTTTGTTATTACTGTTGTTTTTCTACTTTGAAACTGCTATTCTTGTCTACTTTTGTCTGCTTATTTTGTTTTTTTAATGGTTTTCTTCTATTTTTTGACAATGTTTATTCTTTTGAAACTGTTTTCTAAGTTTTATTCTTACCTTTTTTCCATCCTATTGTTTTTTTTCACTTGAGTTTTTATGTTCCGGCTCTCTTTTAGCTATGCTTTTCTATAAAGTGGGTTCAAATCATTTGAATTGCTGGATTCTATCCCGGCACTTTATTTAAGTCCTGAGAGGCATGCTCATATTTTATAACTGAAGTCGGTCTCTTGCTGTAAGATAGAGATTACTATTCGAATGGAATTTCAGATTTTCACTTTTTTCCTTACAAATCTCTTTAAATACAGTTCATACATATTTTTAATGGGGATAAAATGGATTATATCGAAACCTGGAAAGAAGTTATACAAAGACCGTCTGATTTTTTCCGAAGAATGCCAACGACCGGAGGATATGCTGATCCGCTTACCTTTGCAGCGATCAGCTATATCATCTACGGTCTTTTAAGTGGACTTTTTAGCCGCGGAATGATGAGAGGCATGTATGGGTATAGTGGAATCACCGAATTTGGTTTTTCCACTGCAATTATGACTGCGATTATGGCCCCTATTGTAGGGATCGTCTCTATCTTTATCGGAGCTGCAATACTCTATGTTATTTATAAAGTACTTGGAGGGTCCGGAACTTACGAAGGCACTGTCAGGTTCATATCTTATGCAACCGCCGTAATGACGGTCTCCTGGATTCCTCTTATTGGTTGGATCTTTGGGATTTACGAGATATATCTCTACATTGTGGGCGGCATGGTTGTACATGATGTAAGCATGGTGAAATCGGCGATAGCTATACTCCTGCCTACTGTCCTGATCATCTTACTTGTCATAATTATGGTAGTTCTGGCAGGATCAATTGCATATACTATGATTTTTCCATCCTAATTTGATTTTCTCCTTCCCGGAGACTCTATATTATTTTTCAATGTTGCTCTCTAATTCTTTAGGATCTATTGTTTCAAGCTAAATATTTATATATTAGAAATTACTTTAATTGCATCTACACGACTAATACGTGCTCAAAAATGCCAAGATGGCGGAGCGGCTACGCAATCGCCTGCAGAGCGATACCATTCCGGTTCGAATCCGGATCTTGGCTTATTCTGTTTTAATATCCGGTTTAACCTAAAACTATATATCCAATAAGGTGCTTTAAGAAAATCCACTTTGTGCCAAGGTGGCGGAGCGGCTACGCAATCGCCTGCAGAGCGATACCATTCCGGTTCGAATCCGGACCTTGGCTTTTTAAACACTTTTTATTTTTCTTAATACATTTTTGGTTCTCTTTTAAAAAATATTTTCACTATTTTCCTCTACTGACTTTTCTTAAATCCATTTGATTTTCATTTTTCATTTAGACTTCTTTATAGAAGCTGCATTGGTCATCGGTTAAGGAATTTTTTTGCCTGAATGCTATCGATTTTGTACCTGAAGCCTGCCTTAAATTTTGATCTATTTACATGAAATCGATATCTTGTTCCAGTCTACAATACAATATAATTTTTGATAACTGCTGTGGAAATTGAGGCAATTTGTCACGATTCCTCACTTAACCGAAGACGCATAAGAAGCTGTTTTTATTTTTTTGTTGGCTCAATGAATTACAGTTTTAATTTGGTATTTTTATATCAAGAGAATACTAACTCTGGACATGGACCTTGAGGAACTCATGCGGAGGCTTTTCGAACTTTATCCAGAGGGCTATACTGATGGCTCGAGAGATCCCTTCTTTGTATTAATTTCCACCGTCATGTCCCACAGGACCAGGGACAATGTAACCTATCCTGCAGCAAAGAGGCTTTTTGAGAGGTTCTCCACCCCTGAAGAAATGGTCGAGGCTGATGTTGAAGAGATTGAAGCGCTCATAAAAGAGGTGGGCTTTTATAGGGTCAAAGCCGGAAGGATAAAGGAGATTTCCGGAATTTTACTGAAAGAATACAATGGCAGGGTTCCGGATGAGATGGACACTCTTCTGAAACTACCCGGAGTCGGCCGGAAAACAGCTAACTGTGTACTTGCACATGCATTCCTTAAAGATGCCCTTGCGGTCGATACACATGTTCACAGGATTTCTAACAGGCTCGGTCTGGTTGAAACGAAAGTTCCTGAAAAGACCGAGATAGAATTAAAAAAGATATTTCCCCAGAAGTACTGGAAACATATAAATCTCTTGCTTGTAAAATTAGGGCAGAATATTTGCCGGCCTATTTCTCCCAGGTGTGAAGTCTGTGTCCTGAATGATATGTGCCCTAAAATTATCCTTTGATAGGGAATTTTTAGAGACTCTATAATATGAAATCACGGCGCAGAGAACCTGTAAGCTGTCGAAAAACTGTTTGGGATGATACAAGATTATTTATATCAGGCTGGCGTTTAGCAGGAAAAAGGGTTATGCAATCCCTCGGTTTAATGACAAATTCACTCTCAAGCAACTAACTATCAAACATTCTAATATTAATTTTATTGTATTTACGAGGTTAAACATGTTTCAGATAGGAGAAGCATTAATGGGGCAGGGCGCAGAACTTGCCCATGTAGATTTGATGATAGGAGATAAGGGAGGTCCCGTAGGGCAGGCTTTTGCAAACGGCTTTACCCAGCTTTCAGCCGGACACACCCCTCTCCTGTCCGTTATCAGGCCAAACCTGCCGGCTAAACCTTCAACTCTTATTATCCCGAAGGTTACTATAAAGAACATGGAGCAGGCATCAAGAATTTTCGGACCTGCCCAGTCAGCAGTTGCAAAGGCAGTCGCAGACTCAGTAGAAGAAGGCGTAATCTCAAAGGACCAGGCTGAAGACCTTGTCATTATAGCTAGTGTCTTTATCCACCCTGATGCCCAGGACTATAACAAGATCTACAGGTACAACTACGGCGCCACAAAACTTGCGCTTAAGAGAGCACTTGAAGGTTTCCCAGGCATTGACACTGTGCTTGAAGAGAGTAACAAGTCCACCCACGCCATCATGGGCTTTAAAGTCATCAGGCTCTGGGACCCGCCTTACCTGCAGATTGCTTTTGACAACCCGGACATTGAGTTCGTGCTTTCGGCCATTTCTCAGATCCCGAATAGCGACCACGTCATTATCGAAGCAGGCACCCCTCTTATCAAGCGCTACGGCATGGATGTAATTTCCAGGATCAGAGATGTCAAGCCCGATGCCTTCATTGTTGCTGACTTAAAGACTCTGGACACAGGAAACCTTGAAGCAAGAATGGTTGCAGACGCTGCAGGCGATGCAGTTGTGGTTTCAGCCCTTGCTCCGATCAGCACCATTGACAAGCTCATTGAAGAAGCTCACAAGACAGGCATCTATGCGGTCATGGATACTCTTAACCAGCCCGACCCTATTTCGGTCTTAAAGCAGCTCAAGGTCATGCCTGATGTCATTGAACTCCACCGTGGAATCGATATCGAAGGCACAGAACATGCCTGGGGCAATATTGACGAAATCAAGAAGGTTGCTCCAAAGTCCCTGGTTGCAGTTGCAGGTGGAGTCCGTCTCGACAAGGTGCCTATAGCCCTTAGCCAGGGTGCTGATATCCTTGTGGTTGGACGTGCTATCACCAACGCAAAAGATATCAGAGAAATGGCTGAACAGTTTATTAATAGCCTTAACAAACCTGAAATAGACCAGTTCAGAGTCATGACAGACTTCTGAGCAGGCTTTTAAAACTTCCCTAAAACCTGTCGGAAAAACTGCTAAAACGATTTGTTATGTAAGCTGCTAAAAAAGCTGCTAATAAACCAACGTTGCAGTAAAGTCTCCGGCAGAAACGATTGAAGAAAGTGTGATTTTCACGCTTTTTTCTTCTTTATTTCATTTCATTTCATTTTCTTTTCATTTTCATTTCATTTCATTTTTCAGGAGGGGATTTTCCTGGGTTCACCATTCATTCTACTGAACTACAAAACTTATTTGCAGGGCACAGGCCACGGAGCAGTCGAGATTGCGAAGGCCTGCAGAACCGTATCCGAAGAATCAGGTATTGAGATTGCAGTAGCTCCTCAGCTTCCGGACATTTACAGGGTAGCCTCTGAGGTTGAACTTCCGGTATTTTCCCAGCATCTGGATGGGGTAGGAGCAGGAAGTTTTACGGGGCATGTTTTCGGAAAATCCATAAAAGATGCAGGAGCTGTCGGGACTCTAATAAACCACTCTGAAAGGCGCCTTACCCTTGCAGAGATAGAAGCCTCTTTGAAAGCGGCAAAAGAATTCGGACTCAGAACAGTTATCTGTACTAACAATGTCCTCACAACTGCCGCTGCCGCTGTCCTCGGGCCTGATTATGTAGCAATTGAGCCGCCTGAGCTTATAGGCAGTGGAATTCCAGTCTCAAAAGCCGACCCTGAAGTTGTTAGTGGCTCGGTTGAAGCCGTTGCAAAAATCAATCCCGGAGTAAAAGTGCTTTGCGGTGCCGGAATTTCAAAAGGTGAAGACCTCAGGGCAGCCCTTGACCTTGGTTCGCAGGGTGTACTCCTGGCATCGGGAATTGTTAAAGCCGCAGATCCCAGGGCGGCGCTGGAAGATCTTATCAGTTTGATTTAAATTTTCCTCTGAAACTTTATTATATTTTCTTCTGAAACTTCACTCCCTAA is drawn from Methanosarcina lacustris Z-7289 and contains these coding sequences:
- a CDS encoding YIP1 family protein — protein: MDYIETWKEVIQRPSDFFRRMPTTGGYADPLTFAAISYIIYGLLSGLFSRGMMRGMYGYSGITEFGFSTAIMTAIMAPIVGIVSIFIGAAILYVIYKVLGGSGTYEGTVRFISYATAVMTVSWIPLIGWIFGIYEIYLYIVGGMVVHDVSMVKSAIAILLPTVLIILLVIIMVVLAGSIAYTMIFPS
- a CDS encoding endonuclease III domain-containing protein; translation: MDLEELMRRLFELYPEGYTDGSRDPFFVLISTVMSHRTRDNVTYPAAKRLFERFSTPEEMVEADVEEIEALIKEVGFYRVKAGRIKEISGILLKEYNGRVPDEMDTLLKLPGVGRKTANCVLAHAFLKDALAVDTHVHRISNRLGLVETKVPEKTEIELKKIFPQKYWKHINLLLVKLGQNICRPISPRCEVCVLNDMCPKIIL
- a CDS encoding bifunctional 5,6,7,8-tetrahydromethanopterin hydro-lyase/3-hexulose-6-phosphate synthase; amino-acid sequence: MFQIGEALMGQGAELAHVDLMIGDKGGPVGQAFANGFTQLSAGHTPLLSVIRPNLPAKPSTLIIPKVTIKNMEQASRIFGPAQSAVAKAVADSVEEGVISKDQAEDLVIIASVFIHPDAQDYNKIYRYNYGATKLALKRALEGFPGIDTVLEESNKSTHAIMGFKVIRLWDPPYLQIAFDNPDIEFVLSAISQIPNSDHVIIEAGTPLIKRYGMDVISRIRDVKPDAFIVADLKTLDTGNLEARMVADAAGDAVVVSALAPISTIDKLIEEAHKTGIYAVMDTLNQPDPISVLKQLKVMPDVIELHRGIDIEGTEHAWGNIDEIKKVAPKSLVAVAGGVRLDKVPIALSQGADILVVGRAITNAKDIREMAEQFINSLNKPEIDQFRVMTDF
- the tpiA gene encoding triose-phosphate isomerase; the protein is MGSPFILLNYKTYLQGTGHGAVEIAKACRTVSEESGIEIAVAPQLPDIYRVASEVELPVFSQHLDGVGAGSFTGHVFGKSIKDAGAVGTLINHSERRLTLAEIEASLKAAKEFGLRTVICTNNVLTTAAAAVLGPDYVAIEPPELIGSGIPVSKADPEVVSGSVEAVAKINPGVKVLCGAGISKGEDLRAALDLGSQGVLLASGIVKAADPRAALEDLISLI